The following are encoded together in the Gouania willdenowi chromosome 14, fGouWil2.1, whole genome shotgun sequence genome:
- the LOC114476196 gene encoding uncharacterized protein LOC114476196 — MTSVLCQLHRGKLKPCGYFSKKLDPVARAFPPCLRSVADCEAAVSLVREITGYAPLHLHVPHCVTSIFRDMQTSHVSAARWLKYNIKLLGLPDVHVRRCSTLNPATLLPLPEDGEPHSCIAVLSQALVPHPDLSSVPLTDPNYIFYVDGSASRDPNTGANQVGFAVVSDSSTVSSSSLPSHYSAQAAKLCALTEACRLASGRSATIFTDSRYAFGVVHDFGALWKQRGFLKSDGSPILNFTLVSALLDAIQLPSSVAVCKCAAHSSAADEVSHGNARADAAAKSAACTCVPPSSSFLSTPQPVASLSELSAFVTPGDRPKWEASDCHQVSGVCRLLFFLFMLS; from the coding sequence ATGACCTCCGTCCTGTGCCAGCTGCACAGGGGCAAACTGAAACCTTGTGGCTACTTCTCAAAGAAACTTGACCCAGTGGCCAGAGCCTTTCCGCCTTGTCTGCGCTCCGTCGCGGATTGTGAGGCTGCTGTCTCCTTAGTTCGTGAAATCACTGGTTATGCTCCCCTTCATCTCCATGTGCCCCACTGTGTCACGTCCATTTTCAGGGATATGCAGACCTCACATGTCTCAGCGGCCCGCTGGCTCAAGTACAACATCAAACTCTTGGGTCTTCCTGATGTGCATGTCCGCCGGTGTTCCACTCTGAATCCTGCTACTCTCCTACCTCTCCCCGAGGATGGAGAGCCTCACTCTTGCATTGCTGTTCTCTCTCAGGCTCTGGTTCCTCATCCTGATCTCTCCTCTGTCCCTCTCACTGACCCTAACTACATTTTCTACGTGGATGGCTCTGCATCCCGTGACCCCAACACTGGGGCTAACCAGGTGGGCTTTGCTGTTGTTTCCGACTCATCCACTGTTTCCTCATCCTCGCTTCCCTCTCACTACTCCGCCCAGGCCGCCAAACTCTGCGCCCTTACCGAGGCGTGCCGCCTGGCCTCAGGTAGGTCTGCTACGATCTTCACTGACTCTCGCTACGCCTTTGGGGTTGTGCATGATTTTGGGGCGCTCTGGAAACAGCGTGGTTTTCTCAAATCTGATGGCTCTCCAATTCTGAACTTCACCCTTGTGTCTGCTCTTCTCGATGCTATTCAGCTACCTTCCTCTGTTGCTGTTTGTAAATGCGCAGCTCACTCCTCTGCTGCTGATGAGGTCTCTCATGGTAATGCACGTGCTGATGCGGCTGCCAAATCTGCAGCCTGCACATGCGTCCCtccctcttcctctttcctctCTACCCCCCAACCTGTTGCCTCTCTGTCCGAACTCTCTGCCTTTGTCACTCCCGGCGATCGCCCCAAATGGGAGGCCTCAGACTGTCACCAAGTGAGTGGGGTTTGCCGGCTGCTCTTTTTCCTGTTTATGCTAAGTTGA